A stretch of the Aegilops tauschii subsp. strangulata cultivar AL8/78 chromosome 4, Aet v6.0, whole genome shotgun sequence genome encodes the following:
- the LOC109733329 gene encoding lecithin-cholesterol acyltransferase-like 1: MDLSRLVAVAVLLGALRPLRSHCAGDVKGPHPVVLVPGYGSNLLEAQLTAAYAPPAPGCGARKGNGWFRLWPINQTAMQDPRQVPCFVDQMSLVYDAVADDYGNVAGVVTRVPFFGSTHGLTGLDPLVRELEAAGYRDGESLFAVPYDFRYSVAPRGHPSAAGACNFDDFTRLVERASSLSQGRPVVVVAHSFGCALTYQFLLGRPLAWRRRFVKRVILVASALGGFSEGMNDLAAGTDYGLPNVARPSRVRLARSQQSALWRLPTPTVFGDRPLVVTRNTTYTAHNIAEFFEAVGFPEGVRPYVTRVLPAWEALPAPMVPVTSIIGVGVSTPETFVYGEDGFVGTPEVVYGDGDGDINMVSLVAIEKEWSGVEGQVLKVVRLPGVRHDGFFNVGFALKKVVAEILEAGGTVELHPKIGRVQIDAGPVWKEDRCRVHEDVWFE, encoded by the exons ATGGATCTGTCTAGGCTCGTCGCCGTGGCCGTGCTCCTCGGCGCCTTGCGGCCGCTCCGGAGCCACTGCGCCGGCGACGTCAAGGGACCGCACCCGGTCGTGCTCGTGCCCGGGTACGGGTCCAACCTGCTCGAGGCGCAGCTGACGGCCGCGTACGCGCCGCCGGCGCCCGGCTGCGGCGCGCGTAAGGGGAATGGGTGGTTCCGGCTGTGGCCGATCAACCAGACGGCGATGCAGGACCCCCGCCAGGTCCCGTGCTTCGTGGACCAGATGAGCCTCGTCTACGACGCCGTCGCCGACGACTACGGCAACGTCGCCGGCGTCGTGACCCGGGTCCCGTTCTTCGGCTCCACGCACGGCTTAACTGG gttggaccccCTGGTGCGGGAGCTGGAGGCCGCGGGCTACCGCGACGGCGAGAGCCTCTTCGCCGTGCCCTACGACTTCCGCTACTCCGTCGCGCCGCGCGGCCACCCGTCCGCGGCGGGCGCCTGCAACTTCGACGACTTCACGCGGCTCGTCGAAAGGGCGAGCTCGCTCAGCCAGGGACGGCCGGTCGTCGTCGTCGCGCATAGTTTCGGCTGCGCGCTCACGTACCAGTTCCTCCTCGGCCGCCCGCTCGCCTGGCGCCGGCGCTTCGTCAAGCGCGTCATCCTCGTCGCCTCCGCGCTCGGCGGCTTCTCGGAGGGGATGAACGACCTGGCCGCCGGCACGGACTACGGCCTGCCGAACGTCGCGCGGCCGTCGAGGGTCCGGCTGGCGCGGAGCCAGCAGAGCGCTCTCTGGCGCCTGCCCACGCCGACGGTGTTCGGGGACCGGCCGCTGGTGGTGACCAGGAACACGACGTACACGGCACACAATATTGCGGAGTTCTTCGAGGCCGTCGGCTTCCCGGAAGGGGTCCGGCCGTACGTCACGCGGGTGCTGCCAGCATGGGAGGCGCTCCCGGCGCCGATGGTGCCGGTGACCAGCATCATCGGGGTCGGTGTCAGCACGCCGGAGACGTTCGTGTACGGGGAAGACGGGTTCGTGGGGACCCCGGAGGTGGTGTACGGCGACGGCGATGGCGACATAAACATGGTGAGCCTGGTGGCCATCGAGAAGGAGTGGTCTGGGGTGGAAGGCCAGGTTCTGAAGGTGGTCAGGTTGCCCGGCGTTCGTCACGATGGCTTCTTCAACGTTGGTTTCGCTCTGAAAAAAGTGGTTGCTGAAATACTCGAGGCTGGTGGAACTGTAGAACTCCATCCGAAGATTGGCCGAGTGCAGATCGATGCAGGTCCCGTCTGGAAGGAAGATAGATGTAGAGTGCACGAAGACGTTTGGTTTGAGTAA